From the genome of Malus domestica chromosome 04, GDT2T_hap1, one region includes:
- the LOC103429289 gene encoding protein Rf1, mitochondrial-like produces the protein MINGLCKAGKTSKALEILMKMWEDGRFKPNQECYNPIIDSLCKERRIDEALTLFRDMISKSVVPNVFNYNTLIHGLCNTSRWEEVLSLLEAMEDQGVKPDVLTYTALIYALCQLGRLEKAKSFLICMLNSGISPNVYTYNVLISGLCKEERIQEALALFEKMTMRGIKPDVVTFNCLISTSCKSGNWEEVMSLFKTMIGYGALPDIVTYNSVLDALCKEGKTAEALNLVEEMIHRGEKPDVVTYNSLINGLCRTAQWEEATRVFNRMLDEGVAPDVITYNSLINGMCRTAQWEEATRLFDDMVGRGLLPDTVTLVILLDAIYKGGMTEETHKIFEATIEYGMKLSTITCSMLVSEHCLQGRMDKAKVVLNLMVIMGYAPDIASYKTLVNGYINVNRIGEALRLVKEMIQIGLMPDLEMQRTLGRFRRKSHVGLAG, from the coding sequence ATGATCAATGGGTTATGCAAGGCTGGGAAAACTTCTAAGGCACTAGAGATACTAATGAAGATGTGGGAAGATGGAAGGTTCAAGCCCAACCAAGAATGCTACAATCCAATCATTGATAGCCTCTGTAAAGAAAGACGAATAGACGAGGCCTTGACCCTATTTCGAGATATGATCAGCAAAAGTGTTGTACCGAATGTTTTCAATTATAACACATTGATTCATGGGTTATGCAACACGAGTCGCTGGGAAGAAGTGCTCTCTCTTTTGGAAGCAATGGAAGATCAAGGAGTCAAGCCAGATGTTTTAACCTACACCGCTCTAATTTATGCATTGTGCCAATTGGGGAGGTTGGAAAAAGCCAAGAGCTTCTTGATTTGCATGCTTAACAGTGGAATTTCACCCAATGTATACACATATAATGTTCTTATCAGCGGTCTTTGCAAGGAAGAAAGAATTCAAGAAGCGCTTGCTCTATTTGAAAAGATGACAATGAGAGGCATAAAGCCTGATGTTGTCACTTTTAATTGCTTGATTTCTACTTCATGCAAGTCTGGTAACTGGGAGGAAGTtatgagtttatttaaaaccaTGATTGGTTATGGAGCCTTGCCTGATATTGTTACATATAATTCTGTACTGGATGCTTTATGCAAGGAAGGGAAGACAGCAGAGGCACTGAATCTTGTGGAAGAAATGATCCATAGAGGGGAAAAGCCTGATGTTGTGACTTACAACTCCTTAATTAATGGATTGTGCCGTACAGCTCAATGGGAAGAAGCTACAAGGGTGTTTAATAGAATGCTGGATGAAGGTGTTGCCCCAGATGTTATCACTTACAACAGTTTAATCAATGGCATGTGCCGTACAGCTCAATGGGAAGAAGCCACAAGGTTGTTTGATGATATGGTAGGCCGGGGACTCTTGCCTGATACCGTTACTTTGGTAATACTTTTGGATGCTATCTACAAAGGTGGGATGACAGAAGAGACTCACAAAATATTTGAGGCAACAATTGAATACGGTATGAAACTCAGCACAATAACTTGCAGTATGCTGGTTAGTGAACATTGTTTGCAGGGCAGAATGGATAAGGCGAAGGTGGTGTTGAACTTAATGGTGATTATGGGTTATGCGCCTGATATTGCTTCCTATAAAACCTTGGTCAACGGCTATATAAACGTTAACAGAATCGGTGAAGCTTTGAGGCTTGTTAAAGAAATGATCCAAATAGGATTGATGCCTGATCTGGAAATGCAACGAACTTTGGGGCGTTTTCGTCGTAAAAGCCATGTTGGATTAGCAGGGTAA